AGGGCAGCGGGTGCGGTAGACTGCAGACGAGGATGATGGCCGTCACCGCTGCGAGCATCGAGCTCAGCGAAACAATCCTGAACATCGCCAGCACGATGCCGAAGACCGCCGCTATCCCCAGTCCCACGGGCCACGACATCGCCAGCGCCACGCCGAGCCCGGTCGCCGCGGATTTGCCGCCGGTGAAATTCAGCCAGATCGAGCGGCCATGGCCCAGCAACGCGGCGATGCCGGCGAGGCTCACCCCCCATGGCGCCCAGGCTTGCAGATCGGCCGCGGTCGGTGCGCTCGGAGACAGCACGCCATATAGCCAGGGACAGAACCAGCGGCCCACAAGGATCGCAGCCACGCCCTTCAGCACATCGATGACGAGCACTGCCAGCGCGGGCCATTTGCCGAGGGTCCGCAGCACATTCGTGGCGCCGGTCGATCTGGAGCCGTGCTCTCTGATATCGATACCCCCAAGCAGTTGTCCGGCCAGATAGCCGGTGGGAATCGAGCCCAGCAGATAGGCGATCACCAATCCGGCAGCGCTCGCGATCCAGAAAGCCATAGAGATGTGTCCAATGTCCGCGAATGCACTCTAGCGCGGACGTCGTGAGATCGCCATCGTCCCTCTGTTCGTGCAGCGTCTGCCTGAAATGAAGGCTCTTCCCGAGCCTGCAACGCCGCAAAACGGTCACACATCGAACGGCATCCTTGCGATGTCGTCGTGGGGAATGGTGGGGCCTGACATGCGGACATGGACCAGCGTCGTTGCAGCCGTGTGTACCGTGATCTTCAGCCCCGTCAGAGCCGAGCCTGCATCCAGCTGCGGCCTTCCGCAGGAAATCCACGACGGATGGACGATGTCTGCGCCGGAGAAGCAGGGGCTGAACGCGGCGCTGCTGTGTGCGATG
This genomic interval from Bradyrhizobium guangzhouense contains the following:
- the plsY gene encoding glycerol-3-phosphate 1-O-acyltransferase PlsY, which produces MAFWIASAAGLVIAYLLGSIPTGYLAGQLLGGIDIREHGSRSTGATNVLRTLGKWPALAVLVIDVLKGVAAILVGRWFCPWLYGVLSPSAPTAADLQAWAPWGVSLAGIAALLGHGRSIWLNFTGGKSAATGLGVALAMSWPVGLGIAAVFGIVLAMFRIVSLSSMLAAVTAIILVCSLPHPLPYRLLVIAGSLYVIVRHRANIQRLLAGTEPRLGQSSPEVQARAQV